From Melospiza melodia melodia isolate bMelMel2 chromosome 19, bMelMel2.pri, whole genome shotgun sequence, one genomic window encodes:
- the GGT7 gene encoding glutathione hydrolase 7 isoform X1 has protein sequence MAVPEAVPGRQRALAAGSPVDYMSITSFPRLPEEEPSGAAESGLRARKEEDAFLGEQDTDPESFLKSARLQRLPSSSSEMGSQDVSPLQETSKDPFSGDCSCRQDGLTVIITACLTFATGVTVALIMQIYFGDPQLFHRGAVVTDAARCTALGTHVLARHGSSVDAAIASALCAGIVNPHSSGLGGGGVMLLHDIRKNRSWVIDFREVAPLGIPLERDLQQDTKPGLLVGVPGMILGMHQAHQLHGRLPWSELLGLAADVAQNGFNVTHDLARALSELKELNLSERFQELFLPGGQPLLPGMFVRRLDLAAVLQLLGAQGVAAFYSGNLTQEMVSEVHSHGGVLVEEDFSNYSVTVEEPVHTIYRGHLVFTPPPPHAGPALISALNILEGFNITRQGSRGNILHWMVETLKIALSLASNLGDPSGDVSVTHTAEGMVSKSEANSLRQLINDSQSLLSMPALPPESETAASQVLVMGPDDFIVAVVSSLNRPFGSGIVTPSGILLNSQMLDFSWQNQTMNHSIPRPPNVAQPGRRPRSFLLPTIVRPSQGMCGTYLSLAANHGDRALSGIVQVLVNVLTLNKNLSESLSLGRLHPQLQSNTLQVDSEFPEEDIAFLVARGHQVDKVPVVSLVHGARRTNSFIIGLKDPRSADAAGATIL, from the exons ATGGCAGTGCCCGAGGCGGTGCCGGGCCGGCAGCGGGCCCTGGCCGCCGGCTCGCCCGTGGACTACATGAGCATCACCAGCTTCCCGCGGCTGCCCGAGGAGGAGCCGAGCGGCGCGGCCGAGAGCGGCCTCCGCGCCCGCAAGGAGGAGGACGCGTTCCTGGGCGAGCAGGACACGG acccagagtccttcCTGAAGTCCGCGCGCCTGCAGCGCCTGCCCTCGTCCTCCTCGGAGATGGGGAGCCAGGACGTGTCCCCTCTGCAGGAGACCAGCAAGGACCCCTTCTCAGGAGACTGCAGCTGCCGCCAGGACGGGCTCACCGTCATCATCACCGCCTGCCTGACCTTCGCCACGGGCGTCACCGTGGCCCTCATCATGCAGATCTATTTTGGGGACCCTCAG CTGTTCCACCGCGGCGCCGTGGTGACGGACGCGGCGCGCTGCACGGCGCTGGGCACACACGTGCTGGCCCGGCACGGCTCCTCGGTGGACGCCGCCATCGCCTCGGCCCTGTGCGCCGGCATCGTCAACCCGCACAGCTCGGGGCTGGGAGG GGGCGGGGTGATGCTGCTCCACGACATCCGCAAGAACAGGAGCTGGGTGATCGACTTCCGTGAGGTGGCTCCGCTGGGCATCCCGCTGGAACGGGACCTGCAGCAGGACACCAAG CCAGGTCTGCTCGTAGGGGTGCCAGGCATGATCCTAGGAATGCACCAGGCACACCAGTTACATGGCAG GCTCCCCTGGTCCGAGCTGCTGGGCCTCGCGGCCGATGTTGCCCAGAATGGCTTTAATGTCACACATGACCTGG ccagagccctgagtgagctgaaggagctgaaccTGTCGGAGCGGTTCCAGGAGCTGTTCCTGCCCGgggggcagcccctgctgcccggGATGTTCGTGCGGCGCCTGGACCTGGCGGccgtgctgcagctgctgggggcaCAAGGGGTGGCAGCCTTCTACAGCGGGAACTTGACCCAGGAGATGGTCTCTGAG GTCCACAGCCACGGAGGAGTCCTGGTGGAGGAGGATTTCAGCAATTACAGTGTCACTGTGGAGGAGCCTGTGCACACAATCTATCGAG GGCACCTGGTTTTCACCCCCCCACCTCCACACGCAGGTCCTGCACTGATCTCAGCACTGAACATCCTCGAGGGCTTTAACATCACAAGGCAAGGATCCAGAGGGAATATCTTGCACTGGATGGTGGAG ACACTAAAAATAGCCCTGAGTCTGGCAAGCAACCTGGGAGACCCATCTGGTGACGTGTCTGTCACTCACACAGCAGAAGGCATGGTGAG TAAATCAGAAGCCAATTCCCTGCGCCAGCTGATCAATGACTCCCAGTCCTTGCTGTCCATGCCTGCCCTACCCCCAGAGAGCGAAACCGCTGCCAGCCAGGTCCTGGTCATGGGCCCTGATGATTTCATCGTCGCCGTGGTCAG CTCTTTGAATCGTCCCTTTGGCAGTGGAATAGTAACACCCTCTGGAATCCTCCTGAACAGCCAGATGTTGGACTTCTCCTGGCAAAATCAAACAATGAACCACTCCATTCCCAGGCCG CCCAACGTGGCTCAGCCCGGGAGGCGGCCGCGCTCCTTCCTGCTGCCCACCATCGTCAGGCCCTCGCAGGGCATGTGTGGCACCTACCTGAGCCTGGCAGCCAACCACGGCGACAGAGCCCTCAGCGGCATCGTGCAG GTTTTGGTAAATGTTTTAACGCTTAACAAGAATCTGAGTGAAAGTTTGTCACTTGGTCGGCTTCACCCCCAGCTTCAGTCCAACACCTTGCAGGTTGACA GTGAGTTTCCTGAAGAAGATATTGCATTTCTTGTGGCCAGGGGCCATCAGGTGGATAAAGTCCCAGTGGTGTCCCTGGTGCACGGGGCCAGGAGAACCAACAGTTTCATCATTGGCCTGAAGGACCCCAGGAGTGCAGATGCTGCTGGAGCCACAATCTTGTag
- the GGT7 gene encoding glutathione hydrolase 7 isoform X2: MFQGLRFADPESFLKSARLQRLPSSSSEMGSQDVSPLQETSKDPFSGDCSCRQDGLTVIITACLTFATGVTVALIMQIYFGDPQLFHRGAVVTDAARCTALGTHVLARHGSSVDAAIASALCAGIVNPHSSGLGGGGVMLLHDIRKNRSWVIDFREVAPLGIPLERDLQQDTKPGLLVGVPGMILGMHQAHQLHGRLPWSELLGLAADVAQNGFNVTHDLARALSELKELNLSERFQELFLPGGQPLLPGMFVRRLDLAAVLQLLGAQGVAAFYSGNLTQEMVSEVHSHGGVLVEEDFSNYSVTVEEPVHTIYRGHLVFTPPPPHAGPALISALNILEGFNITRQGSRGNILHWMVETLKIALSLASNLGDPSGDVSVTHTAEGMVSKSEANSLRQLINDSQSLLSMPALPPESETAASQVLVMGPDDFIVAVVSSLNRPFGSGIVTPSGILLNSQMLDFSWQNQTMNHSIPRPPNVAQPGRRPRSFLLPTIVRPSQGMCGTYLSLAANHGDRALSGIVQVLVNVLTLNKNLSESLSLGRLHPQLQSNTLQVDSEFPEEDIAFLVARGHQVDKVPVVSLVHGARRTNSFIIGLKDPRSADAAGATIL; encoded by the exons ATGTTCCAGGGCCTCCGGTTTGCAG acccagagtccttcCTGAAGTCCGCGCGCCTGCAGCGCCTGCCCTCGTCCTCCTCGGAGATGGGGAGCCAGGACGTGTCCCCTCTGCAGGAGACCAGCAAGGACCCCTTCTCAGGAGACTGCAGCTGCCGCCAGGACGGGCTCACCGTCATCATCACCGCCTGCCTGACCTTCGCCACGGGCGTCACCGTGGCCCTCATCATGCAGATCTATTTTGGGGACCCTCAG CTGTTCCACCGCGGCGCCGTGGTGACGGACGCGGCGCGCTGCACGGCGCTGGGCACACACGTGCTGGCCCGGCACGGCTCCTCGGTGGACGCCGCCATCGCCTCGGCCCTGTGCGCCGGCATCGTCAACCCGCACAGCTCGGGGCTGGGAGG GGGCGGGGTGATGCTGCTCCACGACATCCGCAAGAACAGGAGCTGGGTGATCGACTTCCGTGAGGTGGCTCCGCTGGGCATCCCGCTGGAACGGGACCTGCAGCAGGACACCAAG CCAGGTCTGCTCGTAGGGGTGCCAGGCATGATCCTAGGAATGCACCAGGCACACCAGTTACATGGCAG GCTCCCCTGGTCCGAGCTGCTGGGCCTCGCGGCCGATGTTGCCCAGAATGGCTTTAATGTCACACATGACCTGG ccagagccctgagtgagctgaaggagctgaaccTGTCGGAGCGGTTCCAGGAGCTGTTCCTGCCCGgggggcagcccctgctgcccggGATGTTCGTGCGGCGCCTGGACCTGGCGGccgtgctgcagctgctgggggcaCAAGGGGTGGCAGCCTTCTACAGCGGGAACTTGACCCAGGAGATGGTCTCTGAG GTCCACAGCCACGGAGGAGTCCTGGTGGAGGAGGATTTCAGCAATTACAGTGTCACTGTGGAGGAGCCTGTGCACACAATCTATCGAG GGCACCTGGTTTTCACCCCCCCACCTCCACACGCAGGTCCTGCACTGATCTCAGCACTGAACATCCTCGAGGGCTTTAACATCACAAGGCAAGGATCCAGAGGGAATATCTTGCACTGGATGGTGGAG ACACTAAAAATAGCCCTGAGTCTGGCAAGCAACCTGGGAGACCCATCTGGTGACGTGTCTGTCACTCACACAGCAGAAGGCATGGTGAG TAAATCAGAAGCCAATTCCCTGCGCCAGCTGATCAATGACTCCCAGTCCTTGCTGTCCATGCCTGCCCTACCCCCAGAGAGCGAAACCGCTGCCAGCCAGGTCCTGGTCATGGGCCCTGATGATTTCATCGTCGCCGTGGTCAG CTCTTTGAATCGTCCCTTTGGCAGTGGAATAGTAACACCCTCTGGAATCCTCCTGAACAGCCAGATGTTGGACTTCTCCTGGCAAAATCAAACAATGAACCACTCCATTCCCAGGCCG CCCAACGTGGCTCAGCCCGGGAGGCGGCCGCGCTCCTTCCTGCTGCCCACCATCGTCAGGCCCTCGCAGGGCATGTGTGGCACCTACCTGAGCCTGGCAGCCAACCACGGCGACAGAGCCCTCAGCGGCATCGTGCAG GTTTTGGTAAATGTTTTAACGCTTAACAAGAATCTGAGTGAAAGTTTGTCACTTGGTCGGCTTCACCCCCAGCTTCAGTCCAACACCTTGCAGGTTGACA GTGAGTTTCCTGAAGAAGATATTGCATTTCTTGTGGCCAGGGGCCATCAGGTGGATAAAGTCCCAGTGGTGTCCCTGGTGCACGGGGCCAGGAGAACCAACAGTTTCATCATTGGCCTGAAGGACCCCAGGAGTGCAGATGCTGCTGGAGCCACAATCTTGTag